One window of the Benincasa hispida cultivar B227 chromosome 3, ASM972705v1, whole genome shotgun sequence genome contains the following:
- the LOC120073320 gene encoding BTB/POZ and MATH domain-containing protein 4-like isoform X2 encodes MYSPNKSPLASPTSSRSVTETINGSHNFVIKGYSLAKGIGVGKHIASENFSVGGYQWAIYFYPDGKNPEDNSAYVSVFIALASDGTDVRALFELTLVDQSGDGKHKVHSHFDRSLESGPYTLKYRGSMWGYKRFFRRTSLETSVFLKDDCLKINCTVGVVVSGIDSSRLHSIHVPESDIGAHFGTLLENEEGSDITFNVSGEKFRAHKLVLAARSPVFENDFVNMMEDDNDEILVTEMEPRVFKALLHFIYRDTLPEDDEFLEASSSSVPSLPDSLPAKLLAAADKYDLPRLRLMCESVLCKDISVNSVSHILALADLYHAADLKSVCLKFTAENLVGLVQL; translated from the exons ATGTACTCCCCCAACAAAAGCCCTTTAGCTTCTCCGACCAGCTCCCGTTCTGTTACTGAGACTATCAATGGCTCCCACAACTTTGTGATCAAGGGTTATTCTCTCGCTAAGGGGATCGGCGTGGGAAAGCATATTGCTAGCGAGAATTTTTCCGTCGGAGGTTATCAGTGGGCTATATACTTTTATCCTGACGGTAAGAATCCTGAGGATAATTCGGCTTACGTGTCAGTGTTCATTGCCTTGGCTAGCGATGGCACTGATGTCCGTGCCTTGTTTGAGCTCACTTTGGTAGACCAGAGTGGTGATGGAAAACATAAGGTGCATAGTCATTTCGATCGCTCGCTTGAGAGTGGGCCTTATACGCTCAAGTACAGAGGTAGCATGTG GGGCTACAAGCGCTTCTTCCGAAGGACTTCACTTGAAACTTCGGTTTTCCTCAAGGATGATTGCTTGAAAATAAATTGCACTGTTGGTGTTGTTGTATCTGGAATAGATAGTTCAAGACTACACTCCATCCATGTCCCTGAATCTGATATTGGAGCTCATTTTGGTACATTGCTGGAAAATGAGGAGGGTTCAGATATCACTTTCAATGTGTCTGGGGAAAAGTTTCGTGCTCACAAGTTAGTACTGGCTGCTCGCTCTCCTGTTTTTGAGAACGATTTTGTGAATATGATggaagatgataatgatgaaatTCTTGTAACAGAAATGGAACCTAGGGTTTTTAAG GCTTTGCTGCATTTCATTTATAGGGATACTCTCCCAGAAGATGATGAGTTCTTGGAAGCAAGCTCGTCTTCAGTTCCGTCCTTGCCTGATTCATTACCTGCAAAACTGTTAGCTGCTGctgataaatatgatttgcccAGACTTAGATTGATGTGTGAATCTGTACTTTGCAAGGACATATCTGTGAACTCCGTATCCCATATTCTGGCCCTTGCTGACCTCTATCACGCTGCTGATTTGAAGTCTGTGTGCCTAAAATTTACTGCCGAGAATCTTGTTG GTTTGGTGCAGCTGTAA
- the LOC120073320 gene encoding BTB/POZ and MATH domain-containing protein 4-like isoform X1 produces MYSPNKSPLASPTSSRSVTETINGSHNFVIKGYSLAKGIGVGKHIASENFSVGGYQWAIYFYPDGKNPEDNSAYVSVFIALASDGTDVRALFELTLVDQSGDGKHKVHSHFDRSLESGPYTLKYRGSMWGYKRFFRRTSLETSVFLKDDCLKINCTVGVVVSGIDSSRLHSIHVPESDIGAHFGTLLENEEGSDITFNVSGEKFRAHKLVLAARSPVFENDFVNMMEDDNDEILVTEMEPRVFKALLHFIYRDTLPEDDEFLEASSSSVPSLPDSLPAKLLAAADKYDLPRLRLMCESVLCKDISVNSVSHILALADLYHAADLKSVCLKFTAENLVAVMQSDGFEFLKENCPLLQSELLKTVAGCEDEELSGGGKSRSVWAQFSDGGDTNDRSVRQLTWENGERSRNLWVQHSDGGDACIRSPRREG; encoded by the exons ATGTACTCCCCCAACAAAAGCCCTTTAGCTTCTCCGACCAGCTCCCGTTCTGTTACTGAGACTATCAATGGCTCCCACAACTTTGTGATCAAGGGTTATTCTCTCGCTAAGGGGATCGGCGTGGGAAAGCATATTGCTAGCGAGAATTTTTCCGTCGGAGGTTATCAGTGGGCTATATACTTTTATCCTGACGGTAAGAATCCTGAGGATAATTCGGCTTACGTGTCAGTGTTCATTGCCTTGGCTAGCGATGGCACTGATGTCCGTGCCTTGTTTGAGCTCACTTTGGTAGACCAGAGTGGTGATGGAAAACATAAGGTGCATAGTCATTTCGATCGCTCGCTTGAGAGTGGGCCTTATACGCTCAAGTACAGAGGTAGCATGTG GGGCTACAAGCGCTTCTTCCGAAGGACTTCACTTGAAACTTCGGTTTTCCTCAAGGATGATTGCTTGAAAATAAATTGCACTGTTGGTGTTGTTGTATCTGGAATAGATAGTTCAAGACTACACTCCATCCATGTCCCTGAATCTGATATTGGAGCTCATTTTGGTACATTGCTGGAAAATGAGGAGGGTTCAGATATCACTTTCAATGTGTCTGGGGAAAAGTTTCGTGCTCACAAGTTAGTACTGGCTGCTCGCTCTCCTGTTTTTGAGAACGATTTTGTGAATATGATggaagatgataatgatgaaatTCTTGTAACAGAAATGGAACCTAGGGTTTTTAAG GCTTTGCTGCATTTCATTTATAGGGATACTCTCCCAGAAGATGATGAGTTCTTGGAAGCAAGCTCGTCTTCAGTTCCGTCCTTGCCTGATTCATTACCTGCAAAACTGTTAGCTGCTGctgataaatatgatttgcccAGACTTAGATTGATGTGTGAATCTGTACTTTGCAAGGACATATCTGTGAACTCCGTATCCCATATTCTGGCCCTTGCTGACCTCTATCACGCTGCTGATTTGAAGTCTGTGTGCCTAAAATTTACTGCCGAGAATCTTGTTG CTGTAATGCAATCCGATGGGTTTGAGTTTCTCAAAGAAAACTGCCCGTTGCTGCAGTCAGAGCTTTTGAAGACAGTTGCCGGGTGTGAGGATGAGGAGCTTAGTGGAGGAGGAAAGAGTCGTAGCGTGTGGGCTCAATTCTCTGACGGTGGGGATACAAATGACAGAAGCGTGAGGCAACTGACCTGGGAAAATGGAGAAAGGAGTCGAAACCTGTGGGTGCAGCATTCTGATGGTGGGGACGCTTGCATACGGAGTCCAAGGAGAGAAGGCTAA